Genomic window (Cellulosilyticum lentocellum DSM 5427):
CTTTTAAAGATGAACCCATAGAACTTACCTACAAAGAATTTGAAATTCTTAAGTTACTTATGAGTAACAAAGGAAAGGTTTTAACAAGGGAAGTTATTCTGGATAAAGTATGGGGATATGATTATTATGGTGAAACACGTACAGTAGATGTACATATTCGTTATCTAAGAGCCAAGTTTGAAGCCTATGGCATAGGAGAGTATATTGAAACTGTTCGTGGCGTAGGGTATAGGTTTGTAAAGGAGTAGCGCATGAAAAATAAAATCATTTGGCCTACTTTAACGGCTATTTGGATACTTGTTATTGCAGTGGCGGCGGAAGCCACCTTAATGGGTAGTAGACTAATGAATGAAGCTGGAATCAGTTTAGCAGCAGGTGAGGTGAATCGTATGATTTACCACATTTTTGTGATAGCGGGCATCATAAGCTTTGTCCTTTATGTGGTTTTAAAAGGTGCTATTAAAAAGATTACAGACCCTATTGAAGCTTTAACTGAGGATGCTAAAAAGTTTAAAGAGGACCAATATACACATCAACTAAGAGATTATGATATAGAAGAACTACAAAATCTAGCCCATGCTTTTGACTATATGGGAGATGAATTAAGTGGAACTATCAGAAAACTAAGGCATCAAAAAGCTAAATTAGAAAGTATGTTTTCTTCTTTAGAAGAAGGCATTATTGTTATTGATAAAAAGGGGTATATTGATGAAACTAATGAATTGGCTAGAAAGCTACTAGGGTTAAAAGGAAATATACCTAACAATTGCCACATTACGCATTTGCTAAGAGAAGAACAGTTCGTTAAACTTGTTACTGAAGGGCTTAAAACTAATAAAATGCAAGTGATTGAATTAAAGATAGGAGAATACATTGTCTATATTACGATGGTAGCTGTAGGTAGATCTGGTAAAGTATATGAATATTTATTGCTGATAAAAGATGTAACGCAGCTTAGAGGATTAGAAGAAATGAAGTATCAATTTGTAAGTAATGTTTCTCATGAGTTAAAGACTCCTTTAACAAGTATTCAAGGTTTTGTGGAGACCTTGCAAGCTGGAGCTATAGAAAATAAAGAAGTCGCTTATCGCTTTTTAAATATTATTGACATTGAGACCAAAAGGCTCTATCGCTTAATCCAAGATATATTATTACTATCTGAAATCGAAAATATGGATAAACAAGAATATGGTGATGTGAAGGTTGCAAGTGTCATTGAAAATTGCATGAGTTTGCTTCAAGAACAAGCTGATAAAAAATCTGTTAAAATAGTATTTAATGAGGAGCAATCTTTAGTCATTAAAAATATGAGTGAGGACCACTTGACTCAAATGATGATGAATTTATTAGGAAATGCAGTAAGATATACAGACAATGGTGCTATTATTATTACAACTCAGGAAAATAGTAAGCAGCAAATCATTACGATTAGAGACAGTGGTATTGGCATCCCAGAGGAAAGTATTCCACATATTTTTGAGCGCTTCTACAGAGTAGATAAAGGACGTTCAAGACAAAGTGGTGGAACTGGTCTAGGGCTCTCTATAGTTAAGCATATTGCAAAGCTTTATGAAATTAAGATTGAAGTCAGTAGTGAATTAGGAGAAGGGACATGTTTTCGTCTTATATTGAATAAGGAAAATGAGTGAGATAATCATAAGACAATGTCTTCATTGAAAAGTGAGAGTAATAGGAGAAGTTAAGGAAAGAAAAATGATAAGATAAGCCATATAAGCAAAGGAGCTGTTGCAATAAAATGTGCAACAGCTCCTTTTGATATTTGTAAGTGCAAATGTAAAGCGCAACTAGCCGATTATATTTGCACTTTTTTGTTAGTTATTAGATATTTCTTTAAAATTTTCTCCATCCTTTGGAGGTTTTGGACCAAAGTATTGATAGAAATCAACCTTTAAATTACCATTAAATAATTTGCGTTTTTTATTAGCTTTTTTACCATAATCACGTTCAAAGGTATCCACAGAGGTAATAGCATAAAGCGACCAAGTTGGATTGCTATCGATTAAGCGACGAAGCTCACGATGGATTTGTTCAATTTGCGACAGATTACTAATACGCTCACCATACGGAGGGTTAGCAATGACAATGCCATAATCACCATGTGGCAAGGTAGCTTTGTGGATAGGCTTGGCAAAGAACTGAATATATTCACCAACACCAGCAGCTTCCGCATTTTCTCTAGCTTTATTAATGACATTTCTATCAATATCAGAAGCGTAGATAATAGGATTACCTTTTTGATCAATGGCTTCTCTCGCTTCCTGACGAAGCTCGTCCCAAAGGGTTTTAGGTACTTGTGGCCAGAAAGAAGAAGCAAATTGCCTGTTAAGGCCAGGGGCAATGTTTTTAGCTAACATAGCAGCTTCAATAGCGAAAGTACCTGAACCACAACAAGGGTCGTAAAGCATACGTCCTTTTTGCCAGTAGCTAATTTGCAAGAGGGCAGCTGCCATGGTTTCTTTAAGAGGGGCCTCTACATTGCTTACGCGGTAGCCACGCTTATGAAGACCTTCACGGCCAGTTGTATCAATAGTTAAGGTAGCCACATCTTTTAAAATAGAAACTTGTACCGTATAAGAAGGCCCTGTTTCAGGAAACCAATCCATTTTATATTTCTCACTAAGGCGTTTAACAATTGCCTTTTTAGTAATGGCTTGACAGTCTGAGATACTAAAAAGCTTCGACTTAACAGACTTACCATTAACAGTAAATTTAGCATCTGGTGTAATCCAAGCTTCCCAAGGAAGTGCAGTAACTTTATCAAAAAGTTCTACGAAAGTAGTGGCCTTGAATTCTCCCATTTTAATAAGTACACGGTCAGCACTGCGAAGCCATAAGTTAGAAAGCACAATAGCTTCTGAATCTCCAGTATAAACAACCTTGCCATCTTGCACAGCATTTATTTCATAACCTAAATCTTCTACTTCTTTTCGTACCATGGCTTCAAGTCCGAAGGTAGAAGTAGCAATTAGTTCAAATGTTTTCATAATGTTCTCCTCTAAAAATACTCATTTCGTATTCTTATTGTACACCAATATAGATAAGCTGTATACCAAGTAAGTAGAATCAATTAGTAAGTGATGAAGAAGGGATCATTGAGCTTAAAAATATTATTTAACAAATTCTTAACCTAAACCAAATATTAATTGAACATTGTAATAATATCATATCGATGTACAGAAAAAACAAAAACAAAAACAGCTATAATACCTATAGCTTTCCAGGAGGGAATTAAAAATGAAAAGAAAATTTTTAGCTTGCTTTGCGGCTCTAACATTAGGAACTATGATGTTTGCAGGATGCTCAGCTAACACAGGAAATGAAAATAAAACAAATGAAGCCAGTACTACACCAGCTACATCAGCAGAAGCTAGCCCAGAAGCTAGTTCAGCAGATGCAACAAGAAAAGGTGTAAAAATATCAATCGTAGGTTCTACAACCATAGCTGAACCAATGGAAAAATTAGTAGAAGCTTATAAAGCTACTGGGTCTCCAGACAATATTGAAGTACAAGGAAATGGCTCATCAGCAGGTATTAAAGCTGCTATTGATGGAACAGCAGATATTGGGATGGCATCTAGAGAACTTAGTGAAGAAGAAAAAGGCTCAGGACTTGTAGAAACAGTAATTGCTTATGATGGAATTGCAGTAGTAGTTAATCCAAGCAATGGTGTAGCAGATCTTACAAAGGATCAAGTTAAAGATATCTTTGAAGGAAAAATTACTAACTGGAGCGAAGTTGGTGGCGTAGATAAAGATATTATCGTAGTAACAAGAGAAGCAGGCTCAGGTACAAGAGGTGCTTTTGAAGAAATTCTTAAATTATTAGATGAAAACAAAGCTTCAACTATTGTAGAAACAGCTTTAGTTTCAGAAGGTACAGGTGCAGTTATGGCTACAGTAGCAACAAAGGATGCTGCTATCGGATTCGTTTCAGAAGGGTACCTTGATGATACAGTAAAAGCAGTGGCAATTGATGGCGTAGAATGTACAGTAGATAATGTAAAAGCAGGTAGCTATACTATTTCAAGACCTCTTATCTTAGTAGCACAACCAAGTATCAAAGCAGAAGCACAAGAAGTAATTGATTTCATCGTAAGTGACGAAGGTCAAAAGATTATGAGTGATAAGTATATCTCTATAAAATAGTAGTGTAATGAATAGCTTAAGAGTTGAAGTAGATAAGCTAATATGGACATAAAAAATAGAGAAGTAATGATTCAATAATATTTAAACAAAGTAACAACTAATAAAGCAATACGCTAATATACTTAAACATTGCTAATGTTTCAAAATATTTACTCCTAAAATATCTTATAAATTGTTATTATCCCCAATAACTAAATAAATGAATGAAGTAGGTCTAGGGTGGGTAAGCCTAGGCCTATTTAACATAGATTTAACATTGTTCCAACATAAATTAAACATTAGGGGCGTAATATAGGGATACAAATTTACAAAACATTATTGGCTAAGATATATATTATTTTTAGGAGGCATATAGCTATGAAAAAGAAATTACTTCTATGTATAGCAGGGGTAATGATTGGGACTATGGCGCTTACAGGTTGTGGCAGCAGTAGTTCAAAAGGACCTAAAGTTTCAATTGTAGGTTCTACAACAGTATCAGAACCGATGGAACAATTAGCAGAAAAATATAAAGAAACCGTGCCAGATGCTAATATTGAAGTACAAGGAAATGGTTCATCAGCAGGCATTAAAGCTGTAGCAGATGGGACTGCAGATATGGGTATGAGTTCACGTGAACTAAGTGAAGAAGAAAAAAGACTTGGTTTAACAGAGACAGTTATTGCTCATGATGCCATTGCAGTTGTAGTTAATACAACTAATGAAGTGACGAATTTAACAAAAGAGCAAATTAAAGATATTTATGAAGGTAAAATCACTAACTGGAGTCAAGTAGGTGGTAAAGATGAGAATATTATTGTGGTAACAAGAGAAGCAGGTTCAGGTACAAGAGGGGCCTTTGAAGAATTATTAGGTCTTTTAACAACTGATAAAGCTTCTACTATTATTGACAGAGCTTTGGTAAGTGAAGGTACAGGTAGTATTATGGCCACAGTAGCTTCCAAAGAAAATGCAATTGGCTATATTTCTTTAGGTTATAGGAATGAAACAGTAAAACTAGTAGAAGTAGATGGTGTGATGCCAAGTGCTGAAACAGTTTTAGCGAATGAATATATGATTTCAAGACCATTACTTCTTTTAACATCAAATAATACAAGTGATGAGGCAAAAGCTTTGTTAGATTATATCGTTGGAGCAGAAGGTCAAAGCGTTATAGCAGAAAAATATATTCCAATTAATCAATAGTAATCTATAAACGAGTAAAGGTAGATGAAGTACATGGATAAATTAATGAAAAGAGTGTTTTGGTTATGTGCAGCCATCATGATTTTAGTAGTTGGATTTATGGCAGTATATATTATAGTAGGAGGAGTACCTTTCTTTAAAGAAGTGAGTATTTGGGATTTCCTATTCGGTAAGAAGTGGAATCCATCAGGAAAAATATTTGGTATTTATCCAATGTTAGTAGCAAGTTTATATGCTACATTAGGTGCAACTCTTATAGGGGTTGTAGTTGGTGTGAGTACAGCAATTGTTTTAGTAGAAGTCTTACCACAAAAAGTGGCTAAGGTGTTTTCAGCGGCAAT
Coding sequences:
- a CDS encoding HAMP domain-containing sensor histidine kinase — encoded protein: MKNKIIWPTLTAIWILVIAVAAEATLMGSRLMNEAGISLAAGEVNRMIYHIFVIAGIISFVLYVVLKGAIKKITDPIEALTEDAKKFKEDQYTHQLRDYDIEELQNLAHAFDYMGDELSGTIRKLRHQKAKLESMFSSLEEGIIVIDKKGYIDETNELARKLLGLKGNIPNNCHITHLLREEQFVKLVTEGLKTNKMQVIELKIGEYIVYITMVAVGRSGKVYEYLLLIKDVTQLRGLEEMKYQFVSNVSHELKTPLTSIQGFVETLQAGAIENKEVAYRFLNIIDIETKRLYRLIQDILLLSEIENMDKQEYGDVKVASVIENCMSLLQEQADKKSVKIVFNEEQSLVIKNMSEDHLTQMMMNLLGNAVRYTDNGAIIITTQENSKQQIITIRDSGIGIPEESIPHIFERFYRVDKGRSRQSGGTGLGLSIVKHIAKLYEIKIEVSSELGEGTCFRLILNKENE
- a CDS encoding THUMP domain-containing class I SAM-dependent RNA methyltransferase yields the protein MKTFELIATSTFGLEAMVRKEVEDLGYEINAVQDGKVVYTGDSEAIVLSNLWLRSADRVLIKMGEFKATTFVELFDKVTALPWEAWITPDAKFTVNGKSVKSKLFSISDCQAITKKAIVKRLSEKYKMDWFPETGPSYTVQVSILKDVATLTIDTTGREGLHKRGYRVSNVEAPLKETMAAALLQISYWQKGRMLYDPCCGSGTFAIEAAMLAKNIAPGLNRQFASSFWPQVPKTLWDELRQEAREAIDQKGNPIIYASDIDRNVINKARENAEAAGVGEYIQFFAKPIHKATLPHGDYGIVIANPPYGERISNLSQIEQIHRELRRLIDSNPTWSLYAITSVDTFERDYGKKANKKRKLFNGNLKVDFYQYFGPKPPKDGENFKEISNN
- a CDS encoding phosphate ABC transporter substrate-binding protein; translation: MKRKFLACFAALTLGTMMFAGCSANTGNENKTNEASTTPATSAEASPEASSADATRKGVKISIVGSTTIAEPMEKLVEAYKATGSPDNIEVQGNGSSAGIKAAIDGTADIGMASRELSEEEKGSGLVETVIAYDGIAVVVNPSNGVADLTKDQVKDIFEGKITNWSEVGGVDKDIIVVTREAGSGTRGAFEEILKLLDENKASTIVETALVSEGTGAVMATVATKDAAIGFVSEGYLDDTVKAVAIDGVECTVDNVKAGSYTISRPLILVAQPSIKAEAQEVIDFIVSDEGQKIMSDKYISIK
- a CDS encoding phosphate ABC transporter substrate-binding protein, producing the protein MKKKLLLCIAGVMIGTMALTGCGSSSSKGPKVSIVGSTTVSEPMEQLAEKYKETVPDANIEVQGNGSSAGIKAVADGTADMGMSSRELSEEEKRLGLTETVIAHDAIAVVVNTTNEVTNLTKEQIKDIYEGKITNWSQVGGKDENIIVVTREAGSGTRGAFEELLGLLTTDKASTIIDRALVSEGTGSIMATVASKENAIGYISLGYRNETVKLVEVDGVMPSAETVLANEYMISRPLLLLTSNNTSDEAKALLDYIVGAEGQSVIAEKYIPINQ